The following coding sequences are from one Salvia hispanica cultivar TCC Black 2014 chromosome 3, UniMelb_Shisp_WGS_1.0, whole genome shotgun sequence window:
- the LOC125209298 gene encoding cyclin-dependent kinase 11-like, which yields MVDYVLLEVINHGSFGVVYKARDKATGEIVAIKEELRGLSDSTKMEIQILDSLETHPNIVEFKKVVLDGSDIYVVMEHVESDLVKLREELGKPFPPKLVKTLIFEILKGVAFLHENEVMHRDLKPANVLYGGEGRVKICDFGLSARVGSLWGRGVGTRIYKAPESLVEWEGCTGKVDIWSVGCMMAEFVLDAPLFQGRSDDHQLECIRVGLWGLTNVIGAVMSDTRLGESGLDLLKRLLAYYPWDRISAREALNHP from the coding sequence ATGGTTGATTACGTGCTTCTGGAGGTGATCAACCACGGTTCCTTCGGCGTCGTGTACAAAGCCCGCGACAAGGCGACCGGCGAGATAGTGGCGATCAAGGAGGAGCTTCGCGGCCTCAGCGACtcgaccaaaatggaaatccAAATCCTTGACTCCCTCGAGAcccacccgaacatcgtcgagTTCAAGAAGGTTGTGCTGGACGGGAGCGACATCTACGTCGTGATGGAGCACGTCGAATCCGACCTTGTAAAGCTAAGGGAGGAATTGGGAAAACCCTTCCCGCCAAAATTggtcaaaaccctaattttcgagaTACTGAAGGGCGTGGCGTTCCTCCACGAGAACGAGGTGATGCATAGGGATCTCAAGCCGGCCAACGTGCTCTATGGGGGAGAGGGGAGGGTCAAGATCTGCGATTTTGGGCTCTCAGCCCGGGTTGGGTCCTTGTGGGGCCGGGGAGTGGGGACCAGGATTTACAAGGCCCCTGAGAGTCTTGTGGAGTGGGAAGGGTGTACGGGTAAGGTCGATATCTGGTCAGTGGGGTGCATGATGGCGGAGTTTGTGTTGGATGCGCCACTCTTTCAGGGGCGGTCAGATGATCATCAACTTGAGTGCATACGGGTGGGGCTCTGGGGCCTGACCAACGTGATAGGTGCGGTGATGTCAGATACGAGGCTCGGGGAATCGGGATTGGATCTGCTTAAGAGGCTTCTCGCGTACTACCCGTGGGATAGGATATCAGCTAGAGAGGCTCTCAATCATCCTTGA
- the LOC125209049 gene encoding uncharacterized protein LOC125209049, with protein sequence MAAALLVGPPEIHQQPPKFTPAPAPTTTGDAFINLMVEDFNETATSASPLRGLTENDSPTLLSSGNPCLDFFFHVVPDTPPESVADRLKLAWDHDPLKALKLVCNLRGVRGTGKNDREGFYTAALWLHQHHPKTLASNAASFAEFGYYKDLLEILFRILEGAEAREGKRRRNDNRRDEKRRREEEKKGRKVVFKAMAEFRGGKNSTPEERRIERARRVVERFNHDADFRFLHDCISDLFAQRLRSDMEMLKLGQLDRISLAAKWCPSLDSSFDRITLLCETIAKKVFPVAEFPEYEGVEEAHYAYRVRDRLRKEVLVPLRKALQLQEVYIGANDWGSLPYNRVASVAMKTYKTQFYNHDEERFKEYLEKVRSGEATIAAGALLPHEIIESLNDEDDGELAELQWRRMVDDMSKIGKLSNCLAISDVSGSMYGIPMQVSVALGILLSELSEEPWKGKLITFNQNPELQNVEGESLKSKTEFVERMEWGMNTDFQKVFDMILEVAVKGKLKAEEMIKRLFVFSDMEFDQASANPWETDYEAIVRKFKEKGYGECVPEIVFWNLRDSMATPVSSNQKGVALVSGYSKNLMKVFVEEGRIIDPVEVMDAAIAGEKYQKLVVLD encoded by the exons ATGGCTGCCGCTCTCCTCGTCGGACCACCGGAGATCCATCAACAACCACCTAAATTCACCCCCGCCCCCGCCCCAACCACCACGGGCGATGCATTCATCAACCTAATGGTCGAAGATTTTAACGAAACGGCAACGTCAGCATCCCCGTTGAGAGGCCTGACGGAAAACGACTCTCCGACACTTCTATCGTCGGGAAATCCATGTTTGGATTTCTTCTTCCACGTCGTCCCAGACACGCCGCCGGAGTCCGTCGCCGATCGCCTCAAGCTCGCGTGGGATCATGATCCGCTCAAGGCGCTCAAACTCGTCTGCAATCTCCGCGGAGTCAGAGGCACCGGCAAAAATGACAGAGAGGGCTTCTACACCGCCGCGCTGTGGCTGCACCAGCACCACCCCAAAACCCTAGCCAGCAACGCGGCCTCCTTCGCGGAGTTCGGATACTACAAGGATTTGCTCGAGATCCTCTTCCGTATCCTCGAAGGAGCCGAGGCGCGAGA GgggaagagaagaagaaatgataacagaagagatgagaagagaagaagagaggaggagaagaaaggaagaaaggTGGTATTTAAAGCAATGGCGGAGTTTCGCGGAGGGAAGAATTCGACGCCGGAAGAGAGACGGATTGAGAGAGCGAGGAGAGTGGTGGAGAGATTCAATCACGACGCCGATTTCCGGTTCCTGCACGATTGCATTTCAGATCTCTTCGCGCAGCGGCTGAGATCGGATATGGAGATGTTGAAATTGGGGCAATTGGACAGAATCAGCCTCGCCGCGAAATGGTGCCCCTCTCTCGATTCTTCGTTCGACAGAATCACGCTGCTGTGTGAGACCATAGCGAAGAAGGTGTTTCCGGTGGCGGAGTTTCCAGAGTATGAAGGCGTGGAGGAGGCGCATTACGCGTATCGGGTGAGGGATCGGCTGAGGAAGGAGGTGCTCGTGCCGCTGCGGAAGGCGCTGCAGCTGCAGGAGGTTTACATCGGCGCTAACGATTGGGGATCTCTGCCTTACAACAGAGTCGCTTCCGTCGCGATGAAAACATACAAGACTCAATTCTACAACCATGACGAAGAAAGGTTTAAAGAGTATCTCGAGAAAGTTAGGTCCGGTGAAGCCACTATAGCAGCCGGCGCATTGCTTCCGCACGAGATAATCGAATCGTTGAATGATGAAGACGACGGCGAATTGGCGGAGCTGCAGTGGAGGAGAATGGTGGATGATATGTCTAAAATTGGGAAATTGAGCAATTGCCTTGCAATCAGTGATGTTTCAGGGAGTATGTATGGGATTCCGATGCAGGTATCGGTGGCGCTAGGGATTTTATTATCGGAATTGAGCGAGGAGCCATGGAAGGGGAAGCTCATCACTTTCAACCAAAATCCAGAGCTTCAAAATGTGGAAGGGGAGAGCTTGAAATCGAAGACAGAGTTTGTTGAACGTATGGAATGGGGAATGAACACTGATTTCCAGAAGGTGTTTGATATGATACTTGAAGTGGCGGTGAAAGGGAAGCTGAAGGCAGAGGAGATGATAAAGAGGCTGTTTGTGTTTAGTGATATGGAATTCGATCAGGCGTCTGCGAATCCATGGGAGACGGATTATGAGGCTATAGTGAGGAAGTTCAAGGAGAAGGGATATGGAGAGTGCGTGCCGGAGATTGTGTTTTGGAATCTGAGGGATTCGATGGCGACGCCTGTGTCGTCTAACCAGAAAGGGGTGGCGCTAGTGAGCGGATACTCGAAGAATTTGATGAAAGTATTTGTAGAAGAGGGAAGAATAATAGATCCAGTGGAGGTGATGGATGCTGCAATTGCTGGAGAAAAATATCAGAAACTGGTTGTCTTGGATTGA